The genomic stretch CCTATAGCCTGAGCGATCCTAGTGCTGACTATACAGTGACGGATGTAAAGTACAACCCATCTGATACGCAAGCAGTGGTAATTGAGCGTGGGCAACCCTTAGGCAAACTTTCTTTGGGACTGCTGGGTAAACATAATTTGAGTAATGCTCTAGCGGCGATCTCTGTAGCGCGTTATGTCGGTGTGGAATGGCAAGCGATCGCTGATGCGCTACCTGATTTTGTGGGCGCAAGCAGACGGTTTGAAATTAAGGGTATACAAGATGGGATTACCTTTGTTGATGACTATGCCCATCACCCTAGCGAAATTATTGCTACTCTCGCTTCGGCAAGACAGCAAAATACGAATAGCCGTGTGATTGCCATTTTTCAGCCCCACCGCTATAGTCGCACCCTCAGATTTTTGGATGAGTTTAGTCAGTCCTTTGGTGATGCTGATGTGGTAGTGGTCACGGATATCTATGCGGCAAGTGAACCTAATGATGGCAAGATCACGGGTGAGCAAATGGCAAAAGCGATCGCTAATATTCGCGATCAGGTGCATTACCAGCCAACGCTCAAGGATGTGCAAGACTTTTTAGTGAAGAACCTAAAGTCGGGAGACCTAGCTGTATTTCTCGGAGCTGGTAATCTCAATCAGGCGATCGCCCCCACTATGCAGGAAATGGCAACCGTCTTTAAAGCTTGATTGTAAATTTTGAGATTGGTTTGCAGATGGCAAGCTTTTCTATCATTAGAACTAAATCTTTCTATGTCTATCGATTTACTAGACCAACCGCCAATCCGCGCTCATGTCTCCCTTGCAGGATTGACATCGATGAAAGTTGGAGGGGCGGCTGAATATTTCATCTCGCCCCGTTCTGCCGATGAGTTGGCGGCTAGTTTGGCATGGGCAAGTGATTGCCAGTTACCGATCACAATTATTGGTGCAGGCAGCAACCTTCTAATCAGTGACGATGGTTTAGCAGGGCTAGTAATTTGTACTAGACATCTGCGGGGCATCGAGTTTGATGAACAAACTGGACAGGTTACTGCTGCCGCAGGTGAGCCTGTTGCTCGTTTAGCCATGCAAGTGGCAAGTCATGGTTGGGCTGGCTTTGAATGGGCAGTTGGTATTCCGGGGACTGTGGGTGGATTGGTAGTCATGAACGCAGGGGCGCAGGGCGGATGTGCGGCTGATTGTGTTGTGGAGGTGCAGACAGTGACATTAGCTGGTGAAACTAAGCTAATTTATCCAAAGGATTTGGATTTTAGTTATCGCACTTCAGCTTTACAAGAGTCACCATATCTAGTGACAGGTGCAACCCTCAAATTTCAAACTGGTGGTCAGCCAGAGGCGATCGCGGCGGATACTGAAGCAAAACTCAAGGCAAGGCATACTACCCAGCCATACCATTTACCCAATTGTGGCAGCGTGTTTCGTAATCCTCTGCCCCAATTTGCTGCCAAATTGATTCAAGATGCAGGATTGAAAGGCTATCAAATTGGTAATGCCCAAATTTCGGAGTTACACGCTAACTTCATCGTTAACCTTGGCAATGCAAAAGCCCAAGATATTTTCAGTCTTATAGAACACATTAAAACTGTAATCAGCGATCGCTATGGCGTGGTACTGGAAACCGAAGTAAAGATGCTCGGTAATTTCTAATCACATCTGAATATTGAGGGGTTGCCAAATTGCTTATTCACCTATAGATAGATTTAAGATTCTAACTATTTACAATACTCAACACTTACCCTAATCTAATTAATAAGCGCAAGCTTACATATAAATTTTCATAACTTATTCATTCCCAATAGGATTATTTGCA from Pseudanabaena sp. Chao 1811 encodes the following:
- the murB gene encoding UDP-N-acetylmuramate dehydrogenase, translated to MSIDLLDQPPIRAHVSLAGLTSMKVGGAAEYFISPRSADELAASLAWASDCQLPITIIGAGSNLLISDDGLAGLVICTRHLRGIEFDEQTGQVTAAAGEPVARLAMQVASHGWAGFEWAVGIPGTVGGLVVMNAGAQGGCAADCVVEVQTVTLAGETKLIYPKDLDFSYRTSALQESPYLVTGATLKFQTGGQPEAIAADTEAKLKARHTTQPYHLPNCGSVFRNPLPQFAAKLIQDAGLKGYQIGNAQISELHANFIVNLGNAKAQDIFSLIEHIKTVISDRYGVVLETEVKMLGNF